The Saccharopolyspora gloriosae genome has a segment encoding these proteins:
- a CDS encoding NAD(P)-dependent oxidoreductase, producing MSDEKVLVTGSAGHLGEALVRSIRAEGREVVGLDVLESRFTTVTGSITDREVLRRCLDGVTGVLHAATLHKPHVSSHGRQAFVDTNVSGTLALLEESAAAGVRSFVFTSSTSAFGRALTPTADEPAAWITEDVVPVPRNIYGVTKIAAEQVCELIHRDHGLPVVVLRTSRFFPEDDDRDEVRAVYDGLNAKVNEFLYRRVELQDAVDAHRLALARAPQLGFGRYIVSATAPFSPDDLGRLRSDAPAVVERLFPDHVAEFARRGWRMFPGLDRVYVNDRAREDLGWTPRYDFRHVLDLVRADEDIRSPLTRAVGIKGYHLQPHGVYTTRPR from the coding sequence GTGAGCGATGAGAAGGTCTTGGTCACCGGTAGCGCCGGACACCTCGGGGAAGCGCTGGTCCGCAGCATCCGCGCCGAAGGCCGCGAGGTCGTCGGACTCGACGTGCTGGAGTCGCGGTTCACCACCGTCACCGGCTCGATCACCGATCGCGAGGTGCTGCGCCGCTGCTTGGACGGTGTGACGGGAGTGCTGCACGCGGCGACCCTGCACAAGCCGCACGTGAGCTCGCACGGCAGGCAGGCGTTCGTGGACACCAACGTGTCCGGAACCCTTGCGCTGCTGGAGGAATCGGCCGCCGCCGGGGTGCGGAGCTTCGTGTTCACCAGCAGCACCAGCGCGTTCGGGCGGGCGCTCACACCTACGGCGGACGAACCCGCCGCGTGGATCACCGAGGACGTGGTCCCGGTGCCGCGCAACATCTACGGCGTCACCAAGATCGCCGCCGAGCAGGTGTGCGAGTTGATCCATCGCGATCACGGACTGCCGGTGGTGGTGTTGCGGACCTCGCGGTTCTTCCCGGAGGACGACGACCGCGATGAGGTGCGCGCCGTCTACGACGGGCTGAACGCGAAGGTCAACGAGTTCCTGTACCGGCGGGTCGAACTGCAGGACGCGGTGGACGCGCACCGCCTCGCGCTGGCGCGGGCGCCGCAACTCGGGTTCGGACGGTACATCGTCAGCGCCACTGCCCCGTTCTCCCCGGACGACCTGGGGCGGTTGCGATCGGACGCGCCCGCGGTGGTGGAGCGGCTGTTCCCCGACCACGTGGCGGAGTTCGCCCGTCGCGGCTGGCGCATGTTCCCCGGCCTGGACCGGGTGTACGTCAACGACCGCGCTCGCGAAGATCTGGGCTGGACGCCGCGGTACGACTTCCGCCACGTGCTCGATCTGGTGCGCGCCGATGAGGACATCCGGAGCCCGCTCACCCGCGCGGTCGGCATCAAGGGCTACCACCTGCAACCCCACGGCGTGTACACGACCCGCCCCCGGTGA
- a CDS encoding universal stress protein: MGSTTENVIIVGVDGSEPSRAALRWALRQAALTGATVRAVVAWEYPAFYSWEGGPMPPDDFQDAAQRNMNDAVDVVAGGADVERAVVHGHSAQALLEAADGAQLLVVGSRGHGGFYRTLLGSVSQRCAVHAKCPVVIVRE, from the coding sequence ATGGGTAGCACGACCGAGAACGTGATCATCGTGGGCGTCGACGGCTCCGAGCCGTCCCGTGCCGCCCTGCGCTGGGCGTTGCGGCAGGCCGCGCTCACCGGCGCGACCGTGCGCGCGGTGGTGGCCTGGGAGTACCCGGCGTTCTACAGCTGGGAGGGCGGCCCGATGCCGCCGGATGACTTCCAGGACGCCGCGCAGCGCAACATGAACGACGCGGTCGACGTGGTGGCGGGCGGTGCCGACGTGGAACGCGCCGTGGTGCACGGGCACTCGGCGCAAGCGCTCCTGGAAGCCGCCGATGGTGCTCAGCTTCTGGTGGTCGGCAGCCGCGGGCACGGAGGTTTCTACCGCACCTTGCTCGGGTCGGTGAGCCAGCGCTGCGCGGTGCACGCCAAGTGCCCGGTGGTCATCGTCCGCGAGTGA
- a CDS encoding S8 family serine peptidase has protein sequence MTTAANGTTGRYLVLLEDDATVLGARELTRLAGIRTASTADAAGAGPGELFSGAGGVILHELGVALIDAAEDQIAALQNSVRERGTPLAAIEAERRVFAIGSPQPPADGEVTWGLRAVRADRSGPTGAGIRVAVLDTGFDQAHPDFAGRDVVTGSFVDGQDVQDGHGHGTHCIGTACGPRSTDSGPGYGIASEASIYAGKVLGDDGSGGDSGILSGIQWAISNGCSVVSMSLGAPTQPGQPFSDAFERVAQRAIERGTLIVAAAGNESERSAGNIAPVGHPANCPSILAVGAVDEQGAVADFSSGTVDEIGQVDVVGPGVDVYSSWPGQERYRKLSGTSMATPHVAGVAALLAQQHPERAWGLWARLAQSARRLPLPATDIGGGLVQAP, from the coding sequence ATGACGACAGCCGCGAATGGAACCACGGGGCGCTACCTGGTCCTGCTGGAGGACGACGCGACCGTGCTCGGTGCCCGGGAACTCACCCGGCTCGCCGGGATCCGCACCGCCAGCACGGCCGACGCGGCCGGTGCCGGGCCGGGCGAACTCTTCAGCGGCGCCGGAGGCGTCATCCTGCACGAACTCGGCGTCGCTCTCATCGACGCCGCCGAGGACCAGATCGCCGCGCTGCAGAACTCCGTGCGGGAACGCGGCACCCCGCTGGCGGCCATCGAGGCCGAACGCAGGGTGTTCGCCATCGGATCGCCACAACCGCCCGCCGACGGCGAGGTCACGTGGGGGCTTCGCGCCGTCCGCGCCGACCGCAGCGGGCCGACGGGAGCGGGAATCCGGGTGGCCGTGCTCGACACCGGGTTCGACCAGGCGCACCCGGACTTCGCCGGGCGGGACGTCGTCACCGGATCCTTCGTGGACGGCCAGGACGTCCAGGACGGCCACGGTCACGGGACGCACTGCATCGGCACCGCCTGCGGGCCGCGCAGCACCGACTCCGGTCCGGGTTACGGCATCGCGTCGGAGGCCTCGATCTACGCGGGCAAGGTGCTCGGGGACGACGGCTCCGGCGGGGACAGCGGCATCCTCTCCGGCATCCAGTGGGCCATCTCCAACGGGTGCTCGGTGGTGTCGATGTCGCTCGGCGCCCCGACCCAGCCGGGCCAGCCGTTCTCCGACGCGTTCGAACGGGTCGCGCAGCGCGCGATCGAGCGCGGCACGCTGATCGTCGCGGCGGCGGGCAACGAGAGCGAACGTTCCGCCGGGAACATCGCGCCGGTAGGCCACCCGGCCAACTGCCCGTCGATCCTGGCGGTCGGGGCCGTCGACGAACAGGGCGCCGTCGCCGACTTCTCCTCCGGCACCGTCGACGAGATCGGTCAGGTCGACGTGGTCGGACCCGGAGTCGACGTGTATTCGAGCTGGCCGGGCCAGGAGCGCTACCGCAAGCTCAGCGGCACCAGCATGGCGACACCGCACGTCGCCGGCGTCGCCGCGCTGCTGGCTCAGCAGCACCCCGAGCGGGCGTGGGGCCTGTGGGCGCGTCTCGCGCAGAGCGCGCGGCGGCTTCCGCTTCCGGCCACCGACATCGGCGGGGGGCTCGTGCAGGCTCCCTGA
- a CDS encoding plasmid stabilization protein: MPAGANRKQERQYEHIKANAEEHGSSESRAKEIAARTVNKERAQQGQAKQRSRTSVHDVPPERRGGLRSGNRTGPLGRTKAQLYQDARRAGIDGRSKMTKAELERALARG, encoded by the coding sequence ATGCCCGCAGGCGCCAACCGCAAGCAGGAACGGCAGTACGAGCACATCAAGGCGAACGCCGAGGAACACGGCAGCAGCGAAAGCCGGGCGAAGGAGATCGCGGCCCGCACCGTGAACAAGGAGCGGGCTCAACAGGGCCAGGCGAAACAGCGCAGCAGGACGTCGGTGCACGACGTGCCGCCGGAGCGTCGTGGCGGGCTGCGCTCCGGAAACCGCACCGGACCGCTCGGGCGGACGAAGGCCCAGCTCTACCAGGACGCGCGGCGGGCGGGCATCGACGGCCGTTCGAAGATGACCAAGGCGGAACTGGAACGAGCGCTCGCACGCGGCTGA
- a CDS encoding DUF5914 domain-containing protein gives MTALGRGFFSERMPLRRVRAPRWAEQEGTWRQARPELINATLRRALARPSGNWFVLAASREITGERPFGRTVAGVELVAWRDGRGTLRIGPGACPHLGAPLSEAGVHRGRLVCRWHGMCLGEDSAGWRLFPAHDDGVLAWVRLDAVGGEVPLPAPVLPRRPPLDKSISAVATAIGVCEVQDVVANRLDPWHGSWFHPYSFANLTVLRTPDPDEGDVFEVAVSFRLARGVGVPVRATFSAPEPRTIVMRIVAGEGVGSVVETHATPLGRNSAGRPTTAVIEAIAAHSARPGFRAARSAASVVRPLMRWAALRLWRDDLAYAERRYDLRTRPTS, from the coding sequence ATGACCGCTCTGGGCCGAGGTTTCTTCAGCGAGCGCATGCCGTTGCGCCGGGTTCGAGCGCCGCGCTGGGCCGAGCAGGAAGGCACCTGGCGGCAGGCTCGTCCGGAGCTCATCAACGCGACGCTGCGGCGGGCGCTCGCGCGGCCGTCGGGGAACTGGTTCGTGCTCGCTGCGAGCCGGGAGATCACCGGTGAACGACCGTTCGGGCGCACCGTGGCGGGAGTGGAGCTGGTCGCCTGGCGGGACGGGCGCGGCACGCTCCGCATCGGACCCGGGGCCTGTCCGCACCTGGGTGCCCCGCTGAGCGAAGCGGGCGTGCACCGGGGCAGGCTGGTGTGCCGCTGGCACGGGATGTGCCTGGGCGAGGATTCGGCGGGGTGGCGGCTGTTTCCCGCGCACGATGACGGTGTGCTCGCCTGGGTCCGCCTCGACGCGGTCGGCGGTGAGGTCCCGCTGCCCGCTCCGGTGCTGCCGCGGCGTCCGCCCCTCGACAAGAGCATCAGCGCGGTCGCCACCGCGATCGGGGTGTGCGAGGTGCAGGACGTCGTGGCGAACCGGCTCGATCCGTGGCACGGCTCGTGGTTCCACCCGTATTCGTTCGCGAACCTGACCGTGCTGCGCACCCCGGATCCGGACGAGGGCGATGTGTTCGAGGTGGCGGTGTCGTTCCGGTTGGCCAGGGGCGTGGGGGTGCCGGTGCGGGCAACGTTCAGCGCTCCGGAGCCGCGCACGATCGTGATGCGCATCGTGGCGGGGGAGGGCGTGGGCAGCGTGGTGGAGACGCACGCTACGCCGTTGGGCCGGAACTCGGCAGGCCGTCCGACGACTGCGGTGATCGAAGCGATCGCAGCGCATTCGGCACGTCCGGGTTTCCGGGCGGCGCGGTCGGCGGCGAGCGTGGTCCGGCCGCTGATGCGCTGGGCGGCGCTGCGGCTGTGGCGCGACGACCTCGCCTACGCCGAACGCAGGTACGACTTGCGCACCCGCCCGACTTCCTGA
- a CDS encoding FAD-dependent oxidoreductase translates to MRDPRAVRHPGRPGADRPGAATPRVVVIGGGIAGLAAAACLRDRDVDVVLLEREHYLGGRVGGWNTTLHDGSTVPMNRGFHAFFRQYYNLRGLLRRVDPELTGLGALPEYPLLSANGRLDTFAGLPKSPPWNALGFVARSPTFRWRDVPRMNLRAAATLADVRVPESYARLDHINAADYLRRIGFPEAARHLAFEVFSRSFFAPPTDLSAAELALMFHLYFLGSSEGLLFDVATDSFPAALWEPLRDHLDQRGVRFRLGTAVESISHEGPREFAVHTADGEAIAADAVVLAADLGSAQRIVRRSPTPAHREWRERLGSARTAPPFLVSRLWLDRPVAEQRHAFLGTSGFGPVDNISVLDRYERSAARWARDHGGSVVEVHCYALPADATVDELRPQVLEELHRVYPETTGAEVLDERHELRSDCPLFPPGGFALRPSIPTPEPALVLAGDHVRVDLPVALMERAATSGMLAANRLLGLWGLRGHDVWSVPVQGRSPALRVAGRFA, encoded by the coding sequence ATGCGTGATCCGCGCGCCGTCCGCCACCCCGGCCGTCCCGGAGCCGACCGGCCCGGCGCCGCCACTCCCCGCGTCGTGGTGATCGGCGGCGGCATCGCCGGGCTCGCGGCCGCCGCCTGCCTGCGCGACCGGGACGTGGACGTGGTGCTGCTGGAACGCGAGCATTACCTCGGCGGCCGCGTCGGCGGCTGGAACACCACGCTCCACGACGGTTCCACGGTGCCGATGAACCGGGGTTTCCACGCGTTCTTCCGGCAGTACTACAACCTGCGCGGCCTGCTGCGCCGCGTGGACCCGGAACTCACCGGGCTCGGCGCGCTTCCCGAGTACCCGCTGCTCAGCGCAAACGGACGCCTCGACACCTTCGCCGGGCTGCCGAAATCCCCGCCGTGGAACGCATTGGGGTTCGTCGCCCGCAGCCCCACCTTCCGGTGGCGAGACGTCCCGCGGATGAACCTGCGCGCGGCGGCGACGCTCGCCGACGTGCGAGTGCCCGAGTCCTACGCCCGGCTCGACCACATCAATGCCGCCGACTACCTGCGCCGCATCGGATTCCCCGAAGCCGCACGGCACCTGGCGTTCGAAGTGTTCTCCCGCAGCTTCTTCGCACCGCCCACGGACCTGTCGGCGGCCGAGCTGGCACTGATGTTCCACCTGTACTTCCTCGGCTCCAGCGAAGGACTGCTGTTCGACGTCGCCACCGACTCCTTCCCCGCCGCGTTGTGGGAACCGCTGCGGGACCACCTCGACCAGCGGGGCGTGCGGTTCCGGCTGGGCACCGCCGTCGAGTCGATATCGCACGAGGGACCACGTGAGTTCGCGGTGCACACGGCGGACGGTGAGGCGATCGCGGCGGACGCCGTGGTGCTCGCGGCGGATCTCGGCTCGGCGCAACGCATCGTGCGACGCTCCCCCACGCCGGCGCACCGCGAGTGGCGGGAACGTCTCGGCTCGGCGCGTACCGCACCGCCGTTCCTCGTCTCGCGGCTCTGGCTGGACCGTCCGGTTGCCGAGCAGCGGCACGCGTTCCTCGGTACCAGCGGGTTCGGGCCGGTGGACAACATCAGCGTGCTGGACCGCTACGAGCGCAGCGCTGCCCGGTGGGCTCGCGATCACGGTGGTTCGGTGGTGGAAGTGCACTGCTACGCGCTGCCCGCCGACGCCACCGTCGACGAGCTGCGCCCACAAGTGCTCGAAGAGCTGCACCGCGTGTACCCGGAAACGACAGGCGCCGAGGTTCTCGACGAACGGCACGAACTCCGCTCGGACTGCCCGCTGTTCCCGCCCGGCGGCTTCGCGCTGCGACCGTCGATTCCCACTCCGGAACCGGCGCTGGTGCTCGCCGGCGACCATGTGCGGGTCGATCTGCCGGTGGCGTTGATGGAGCGCGCCGCCACCAGTGGAATGCTCGCGGCGAACCGGCTGCTGGGGCTCTGGGGGCTGCGCGGGCACGACGTGTGGAGCGTCCCCGTGCAAGGCCGCTCCCCCGCCCTCCGCGTCGCCGGTCGCTTCGCCTGA